A genomic region of Aureimonas populi contains the following coding sequences:
- a CDS encoding excalibur calcium-binding domain-containing protein, with translation MLTVMILGVVMAGADAPRVGSAQERLESQWRLAQRRPSCQTVSSCREAVILWCDGYSRADGDNDGIPCENVCRSLAEVDEIRAEIGC, from the coding sequence ATGCTGACGGTGATGATTCTCGGTGTGGTGATGGCGGGAGCCGATGCGCCGCGCGTGGGCAGTGCTCAGGAGAGGCTGGAAAGCCAGTGGCGCCTCGCGCAGCGGCGGCCGAGCTGCCAGACCGTTTCGAGCTGCCGCGAAGCCGTGATCCTGTGGTGCGACGGCTATAGCCGGGCCGATGGCGACAATGACGGCATCCCTTGCGAGAATGTCTGCCGCTCACTCGCCGAGGTGGACGAAATCCGCGCCGAAATCGGCTGCTGA